A stretch of Malus sylvestris chromosome 11, drMalSylv7.2, whole genome shotgun sequence DNA encodes these proteins:
- the LOC126590731 gene encoding fumarate hydratase 1, mitochondrial, with product MNLGLPIATSYGPTHQPMTPTIRPKSQPKTTVGFVKATAFSPKASHFLARRSIIWTTHPTTQLPFHTSLHQSELNHLQMAMYIVSRRAAGGSTPMAALRYATSLRPYSTKFREERDTFGPINVPSDKLWGAQTQRSLQNFDIGGERERMPEPIVRAFGVLKKCAAKVNMEYGLDPTIGKAVMQAAQEVAEGKLNEHFPLVIWQTGSGTQSNMNANEVIANRAAEILGHQRGEKFVHPNDHVNRSQSSNDTFPTVMHIASAMEINSRLIPNLKTLHAALHSKSEEFKDIVKIGRTHTQDATPLTLGQEFSGYSTQVKYGIERVLLTLPRMYQLAQGGTAVGTGLNTKKGFDVKIAAAVAEETKLPFVTAENKFEALAAHDAFVETSGALNTVATSLMKIANDIRLLGSGPRCGLGELILPENEPGSSIMPGKVNPTQCEALTMVCAQVMGNNVAITVGGSNGHFELNVFKPMIASGLLHSVRLLGDASASFEKNCVRGIQANRERISKLLHESLMLVTSLNPKIGYDNAAAVAKTAHKEGSTLKEAALKLGMLSSEEFDTLVVPEKMIGPTD from the exons ATGAATCTCGGACTGCCTATTGCAACCTCATATGGACCAACTCACCAGCCCATGACCCCTACCATCCGACCCAAATCTCAACCCAAAACGACAGTCGGGTTTGTTAAGGCGACTGCGTTTAGTCCAAAAGCATCCCACTTTCTGGCACGCCGCTCAATAATTTGGACGACTCACCCTACCACTCAGCTCCCGTTCCATACTTCTCTCCATCAGTCCGAGCTCAACCACCTGCAAATGGCGATGTACATCGTGTCACGGCGGGCAGCCGGCGGATCGACGCCGATGGCGGCGTTGCGCTACGCTACTTCTTTGAGACCGTATTCGACGAAGTTTAGGGAGGAAAGGGACACTTTTGGACCCATCAACGTTCCCTCAGACAA GCTGTGGGGGGCGCAGACTCAGAGATCGCTGCAGAATTTCGATATCGGCGGCGAGCGGGAGCGTATGCCCGAACCCATTGTTCGTGCTTTTGGGGTGCTCAAAAAATGCGCTGCAAAG GTGAACATGGAGTATGGTCTTGATCCAACTATTGGGAAAGCAGTAATGCAAGCGGCCCAAGAAGTCGCGGAGGGGAAGCTCAACGAACACTTTCCACTTGTTATCTGGCAGACTGGCAGTGGAACCCAAAGCAACATGAATGCCAATGAG GTCATTGCGAACAGGGCCGCTGAGATACTTGGCCATCAGCGCGGCGAAAAGTTTGTGCACCCGAATGACCATGTTAATAGATCACAATCTTCTAATGACACTTTCCCAACC GTCATGCACATTGCATCTGCAATGGAAATTAACTCAAGACTGATaccaaatttgaaaactttgcaTGCTGCCCTACATTCGAAG TCTGAAGAATTCAAAGATATTGTTAAAATTGGACGCACTCACACACAAGATGCGACGCCTTTAACTCTTGGGCAAGAGTTCAGCGGCTATTCAACACAA GTGAAATATGGAATTGAACGAGTTTTGCTTACTCTACCTAGGATGTATCAG CTTGCACAGGGTGGTACTGCTGTTGGGACTGGATTGAACACAAAGAAGGG ATTTGATGTAAAGATAGCTGCAGCAGTAGCTGAGGAAACAAAGTTACCATTTGTCACTGCAGAAAACAAGTTTGAAGCTTTG GCTGCACAtgatgcttttgttgaaactagCGGAGCCCTGAACACAGTTGCTacttctttgatgaagattGCAAATGATATACGTTTACTAGGAAG TGGTCCACGTTGTGGCCTCGGTGAACTCATTCTCCCTGAAAACGAGCCTGGTAGCAGCATAATGCCT GGGAAGGTAAACCCTACCCAGTGTGAGGCTCTCACAATGGTCTGTGCTCAG GTTATGGGTAACAATGTGGCCATTACGGTAGGTGGATCAAATGGTCACTTCGAACTTAATGTGTTCAAGCCAATGATTGCTAGTGGTCTCCTGCAT TCGGTGAGATTGCTTGGGGATGCATCTGCTTCCTTTGAAAAGAACTGCGTGAGAGGAATTCAAGCTAATAGGGAAAGAATTTCAAAGTTACTTCATGAG TCACTTATGTTGGTCACGTCCTTGAATCCT AAAATTGGTTATGATAATGCTGCGGCAGTTGCAAAGACAGCCCACAAGGAGGGATCCACTTTGAAG GAAGCTGCATTGAAACTAGGAATGCTATCCAGCGAAGAATTCGATACTCTTGTGGTGCCAGAGAAGATGATTGGCCCAACCGACTGA
- the LOC126591549 gene encoding probable polygalacturonase isoform X2: MKSLLALLLILAFTSAAQYDGEGKDGECEGNKLFDPRPHSVSLLEFGAVGDGKTLNTVAFQNAIFYVKSFADKGGAQLYVPPGRWLTGSFNLTSHLTLFLEAGAIILGSQDYTHWETVEPLPSYGRGIDLPGWRYRSLINGDNLTDVMVTGDNGTIDGQGSVWWEQFSYHALNYSRPHLVEFTGCENVTVSNLTLLNSPAWHIHPTYCSNVQVLNITLHAFHASPYTSGIVPDSSENVCIENCNISVGHDAIVLKSGWDEYGIAFGKPTKNVHIRGVNIQSSLGSGLAFGSEMSGGISNVRAEQLHLHDSFIGIALKTAMGRGGYMKDIVISNVEMENIHLAIEATGQIGSHPDEKYDPDELPVVKGITFENMVGTNITLVGNFSGLKKSPFTSICLSNISFSLTWNSSTSWFCSNVIGFSQEVSPKPCPNLQVSAFNSSAACFFPLYNYASVL, translated from the exons ATGAAGAGCCTA TTGGCTCTGCTTTTGATTCTGGCATTTACTAGTGCTGCTCAGTATGATGGAGAAGGGAAGGACGGAGAATGCGAAGGGAATAAGCTTTTCGATCCAAGACCTCACAGTGTGTCACTCTTGGAGTTTGGAGCAGTTGGAGACGGGAAAACATTGAACACGGTCGCGTTCCAAAATGCTATTTTCTATGTCAAGTCGTTTGCTGACAAGGGCGGTGCTCAGCTCTATGTTCCGCCCGGAAGGTGGCTTACCGGAAGTTTTAACCTCACCAGCCACCTCACGCTCTTCCTGGAAGCTGGCGCCATCATTCTTGGATCCCAG GATTACACTCACTGGGAAACTGTGGAACCCCTGCCTTCTTATGGTAGAGGGATTGACTTGCCGGGTTGGAGATATCGTAGTTTGATCAACGGAGACAATCTAACCGATGTGATGGTAACAG GTGATAATGGAACCATTGATGGACAGGGTTCCGTCTGGTGGGAACAATTCAGCTATCATGCCTTGAATTATAGCCGACCACATCTAGTGGAATTTACCGGATGTGAAAATGTTACTGTATCGAATTTAACCCTCTTGAACTCCCCTGCTTGGCACATTCATCCGACATACTGCAG CAATGTGCAAGTTCTAAACATAACTCTTCATGCTTTTCATGCATCTCCATATACTAGCGGTATAGTCCCAG ATTCTTCAGAAAATGTTTGCATTGAGAACTGCAACATTAGTGTGGGGCATGACGCAATTGTTCTCAAGAGCGGTTGGGATGAGTATGGAATTGCCTTCggaaaaccaacaaaaaatgTGCACATCCGTGGCGTTAACATTCAGTCTTCTTTAGGCTCTGGCCTGGCATTTGGCAGCGAGATGTCTGGAGGCATATCGAATGTACGTGCAGAGCAGCTTCATCTACATGACTCATTCATCGGCATTGCACTCAAGACAGCTATGGGAAGAGGAGGTTATATGAAAGACATAGTTATATCCAATGTCGAAATGGAGAACATTCACTTGGCAATTGAGGCTACTGGTCAGATCGGTTCGCATCCTGATGAAAAATATGATCCTGATGAACTACCAGTAGTTAAAGGAATCACCTTTGAGAATATGGTAGGTACTAATATTACATTAGTCGGAAACTTTTCTGGACTCAAAAAATCGCCTTTCACATCCATCTGTCTCTCGAATATCTCCTTCTCCCTCACTTGGAATTCGTCTACCTCATGGTTCTGTTCCAACGTGATCGGTTTTTCGCAGGAAGTTTCTCCCAAACCATGTCCAAATCTCCAAGTCTCGGCTTTTAACTCTTCCGCAGCTTGCTTCTTTCCCTTATATAATTATGCTTCAGTTTTGTGA
- the LOC126591549 gene encoding probable polygalacturonase isoform X1, producing the protein MLFSMSSRLLTRAVLSSMFRPEGGLPEVLTSPATSRSSWKLAPSFLDPRFTYNAKENLFPHTFFFLCTVLFMSFDFSLILSIQRRHVEIISVTKIFLCFVPIEAFPHCKKHSVLAMLMQDYTHWETVEPLPSYGRGIDLPGWRYRSLINGDNLTDVMVTGDNGTIDGQGSVWWEQFSYHALNYSRPHLVEFTGCENVTVSNLTLLNSPAWHIHPTYCSNVQVLNITLHAFHASPYTSGIVPDSSENVCIENCNISVGHDAIVLKSGWDEYGIAFGKPTKNVHIRGVNIQSSLGSGLAFGSEMSGGISNVRAEQLHLHDSFIGIALKTAMGRGGYMKDIVISNVEMENIHLAIEATGQIGSHPDEKYDPDELPVVKGITFENMVGTNITLVGNFSGLKKSPFTSICLSNISFSLTWNSSTSWFCSNVIGFSQEVSPKPCPNLQVSAFNSSAACFFPLYNYASVL; encoded by the exons ATGCTATTTTCTATGTCAAGTCGTTTGCTGACAAGGGCGGTGCTCAGCTCTATGTTCCGCCCGGAAGGTGGCTTACCGGAAGTTTTAACCTCACCAGCCACCTCACGCTCTTCCTGGAAGCTGGCGCCATCATTCTTGGATCCCAGGTTCACATATAACGCAAAGGAAAATTTATTTCCGCacacttttttctttctgtgCACCGTTTTATTCATgtcatttgatttttctttgattttatcaATTCAAAGGCGGCATGTGGAAATCATTTCCGTAACCAAAATTTTTCTCTGCTTTGTTCCAATAGAAGCTTTCCCACATTGTAAAAAACACTCGGTGTTGGCAATGCTTATGCAGGATTACACTCACTGGGAAACTGTGGAACCCCTGCCTTCTTATGGTAGAGGGATTGACTTGCCGGGTTGGAGATATCGTAGTTTGATCAACGGAGACAATCTAACCGATGTGATGGTAACAG GTGATAATGGAACCATTGATGGACAGGGTTCCGTCTGGTGGGAACAATTCAGCTATCATGCCTTGAATTATAGCCGACCACATCTAGTGGAATTTACCGGATGTGAAAATGTTACTGTATCGAATTTAACCCTCTTGAACTCCCCTGCTTGGCACATTCATCCGACATACTGCAG CAATGTGCAAGTTCTAAACATAACTCTTCATGCTTTTCATGCATCTCCATATACTAGCGGTATAGTCCCAG ATTCTTCAGAAAATGTTTGCATTGAGAACTGCAACATTAGTGTGGGGCATGACGCAATTGTTCTCAAGAGCGGTTGGGATGAGTATGGAATTGCCTTCggaaaaccaacaaaaaatgTGCACATCCGTGGCGTTAACATTCAGTCTTCTTTAGGCTCTGGCCTGGCATTTGGCAGCGAGATGTCTGGAGGCATATCGAATGTACGTGCAGAGCAGCTTCATCTACATGACTCATTCATCGGCATTGCACTCAAGACAGCTATGGGAAGAGGAGGTTATATGAAAGACATAGTTATATCCAATGTCGAAATGGAGAACATTCACTTGGCAATTGAGGCTACTGGTCAGATCGGTTCGCATCCTGATGAAAAATATGATCCTGATGAACTACCAGTAGTTAAAGGAATCACCTTTGAGAATATGGTAGGTACTAATATTACATTAGTCGGAAACTTTTCTGGACTCAAAAAATCGCCTTTCACATCCATCTGTCTCTCGAATATCTCCTTCTCCCTCACTTGGAATTCGTCTACCTCATGGTTCTGTTCCAACGTGATCGGTTTTTCGCAGGAAGTTTCTCCCAAACCATGTCCAAATCTCCAAGTCTCGGCTTTTAACTCTTCCGCAGCTTGCTTCTTTCCCTTATATAATTATGCTTCAGTTTTGTGA
- the LOC126591253 gene encoding kinesin-like protein KIN-14I — MAAAAGGTALSFSVASMVEDVLQQHGTRLGDLNLESRKAEEAASRRNEAAGWLRKMIGVVAAKDMPAEPSEEEFRLGLRSGIILCNAINKVQPGAVPKVVESPCDSALIPDGAALSAFQYFENVRNFLVAIEGMGLPTFEASDLEQGGKSARVVNTVLVLKSYSEGKQTGGIGISKFGANIKPTTSAKPFVRKNSEPFTNSLSRTSSMNDKPLSAPSSDLNSNKMPNSHSLSMLVRAVLLDKKPEEVPMLVESVLSKVMEEFEQRMSSQCELTKPSSKDVAVSRGNKFPTKFASGDKKVEDKSLVNTNHISDEESKSRLVKKQMLFDQQQRDVQELKQTLHTTKSGIQFMKMKFHEEFHNIGLHIHGLAHAASGYHRVLEENRKLYNQVQDLKGSIRVYCRVRPFLSGVSNCLSTVDHIEDGNITINTPARHGNGRKSFSFNKVFGPSATQADVFSDMQPLIRSVLDGYNVCIFAYGQTGSGKTYTMSGPRELTEKSQGVNYRALGDLFFIADRRKDTFRYDVSVQMIEIYNEQVRDLLVTDGSNKRLEIRNSSQTGLSVPDANLVPVSSTSDVIDLMNLGQKNRVVGATALNDRSSRSHSCLNVHVQGRDLTSGAILRGCMHLVDLAGSERVDKSEVTGDRLKEAQHINKSLSALGDVIASLAQKNPHVPYRNSKLTQLLQDSLGGQAKTLMFVHISPEPDAVGETISTLKFAERVATVELGAARVNKDSTDVKALKEQIADLKAQLARKEEAEHNQPPVSGSSDKYRMKSGEMSPFHSKHQGTDMMGDQNGCRTPMINVGKIEINDNSALRTKRQSFDLDELLGNSSPWPPVDSPIQNCGEDDRDMSSGEWVDKVMVNKLEASRAGNPLGSWGADSGNLSDGFYQKYLQDSSKVYPEQSYNMFAGSNGFNVASTDDMDDLDAATSDSSEHDLLWQFNQTKLTSIGNGIASKTKKPNGKPMKGLEPSKSFNPSLGPSPSRKPLNGVPHRTARQPVPAEMKRKAGSRK; from the exons atGGCTGCGGCAGCAGGAGGAACGGCATTGTCGTTTTCGGTCGCGTCGATGGTGGAGGACGTGCTTCAACAGCACGGCACTCGCCTCGGCGATCTTAATTTGGAGTCTCGAAAAGCTGAGGAAGCCG CATCAAGGAGAAATGAGGCGGCCGGGTGGCTTCGAAAGATGATCGGCGTTGTTGCCGCTAAAGATATGCCGGCAGAGCCTTCGGAGGAAGAGTTTAGGCTTGGATTGAGAAGTGGGATAATCCTCTGCAATGCGATCAATAAAGTTCAACCTGGAGCTGTGCCCAAG gTGGTAGAAAGTCCATGCGATTCAGCTTTGATCCCCGATGGGGCGGCTTTGTCTGCGTTTCAGTACTTCGAGAATGTGAGGAACTTCCTTGTTGCTATCGAGGGGATGGGGCTTCCCACGTTTGAGGCATCTGATTTGGAACAA GGAGGGAAATCTGCAAGAGTTGTAAATACGGTTCTGGTGCTTAAATCTTACAGTGAGGGGAAACAGACCGGGGGAATTGGCATATCGAAATTTGGTGCAAACATAAAACCCACTACTTCTGCCAAGCCGTTTGTAAGAAAAAATTCGGAGCCATTCACGAATTCGCTGTCAAGAACTTCCTCAATGAATGACAAACCCTTGAGTGCTCCGTCCTCTGATCTTAATTCTAATAAGATG CCTAATTCTCACTCCTTGAGTATGCTTGTTCGCGCAGTTTTATTAGATAAGAAGCCTGAAGAAGTTCCGATG TTAGTAGAGTCTGTGCTAAGCAAGGTCATGGAGGAATTTGAACAACGTATGTCCAGCCAATGTGAATTG ACGAAACCAAGTTCAAAAGATGTGGCTGTTTCACGTGGAAACAAGTTTCCAACGAAATTCGCTTCTGGTGATAAAAAG GTGGAAGACAAATCACTTGTCAATACAAATCACATCTCGGATGAGGAATCAAAAAGTCGGCTGGTTAAAAAGCAAATGCTCTTTGATCAACAACAAAGAGATGTTCAG GAACTAAAGCAAACTCTTCACACTACCAAATCTGGTATTCAGTTTATGAAAATGAAGTTCCATGAGGAGTTCCACAATATTG GTTTACACATTCACGGCTTAGCTCATGCAGCAAGTGGATATCACAGAGTTCTTGAAGAAAATCGAAAGCTTTACAATCAAGTTCAAGATCTCAAAG GAAGTATCAGGGTTTATTGTCGAGTGAGACCCTTCTTATCTGGAGTATCAAACTGTTTAAGCACTGTGGATCATATAGAAGATGGAAATATCACTATTAACACCCCAGCAAGGCATGGGAACGGACGCAAGTCCTTCAGTTTCAACAAAGTATTCGGGCCATCTGCAACCCAAG CTGATGTTTTCTCTGATATGCAACCACTGATTCGGTCCGTCCTTGATGGTTACAATGTTTGCATATTTGCATACGGGCAAACTGGATCAGGCAAAACTTACACTATG AGTGGACCCAGAGAACTTACAGAGAAAAGCCAAGGTGTAAATTATAGGGCATTGGGAGACTTGTTTTTTATAGCAGATCGAAGAAAGGACACTTTCCGGTATGATGTTTCTGTTCAAATGATTGAGATCTATAACGAGCAAGTACGAGATCTCCTTGTTACTGATGGGAGTAACAAAAGAT TAGAAATTCGTAATAGTTCTCAAACAGGTCTCAGTGTGCCAGATGCAAATCTTGTTCCTGTATCATCAACATCTGATGTTATCGATCTGATGAACCTTGGACAAAAGAATCGTGTTGTGGGTGCAACTGCCCTAAATGACCGTAGTAGTCGTTCTCACAG TTGCTTGAATGTTCATGTTCAAGGAAGGGATTTGACATCTGGAGCTATTCTTCGTGGCTGTATGCATCTGGTTGATCTTGCAGGAAGTGAGAGGGTGGACAAATCTGAGGTGACTGGGGATAGATTAAAAGAAGCTCAACATATTAACAAATCACTCTCAGCTTTAGGCGATGTTATTGCTTCCCTTGCCCAAAAGAATCCACATGTTCCTTATAGAAATAGTAAACTAACACAGTTGCTCCAAGATTCACTTG GTGGACAGGCCAAGACACTTATGTTTGTTCACATAAGCCCTGAGCCAGATGCTGTTGGTGAAACAATAAGCACGCTCAAATTTGCAGAGCGAGTAGCCACAGTTGAACTTGGTGCAGCCCGGGTAAACAAAGATAGCACAGATGTCAAAGCTCTCAAAGAACAG ATTGCTGATCTTAAGGCACAACTAGCCAGGAAAGAGGAAGCTGAACACAATCAACCCCCAGTCTCTGGCAGCTCTGATAAATACAGGATGAAATCTGGTGAGATGTCACCATTTCATTCTAAACATCAGGGTACAGACATGATGGGGGATCAGAATGGTTGCCGGACACCAATGATCAATGTAGGCAAAATCGAG ATTAACGACAATTCTGCTTTGAGGACAAAAAGACAAAGCTTTGATCTTGATGAGCTACTAGGGAATTCATCTCCCTGGCCCCCAGTTGATAGTCCTATTCAGAACTGTGGGGAGGATGATAGAGACATGAGCTCGGGCGAGTGGGTTGATAAGGTTATGGTAAACAAGCTAGAAGCAAGCAGAGCTGGAAATCCTTTAGGATCATGGGGAGCAGACAGTGGGAATTTATCTGATGGTTTCTACCAGAAATATCTCCAGGATTCTTCCAAGGTTTATCCAGAACAATCCTACAATATGTTCGCGGGAAGCAATGGGTTCAATGTTGCTAGCACCGATGACATGGATGATCTTGATGCTGCCACCAGTGACTCTTCAGAGCATGATTTGCTCTGGCAATTCAATCAAACTAAACTTACCAGCATAGGCAATGGGATTGCTTCAAAAACCAAGAAACCTAATGGAAAGCCAATGAAAGGCCTAGAACCAAG CAAGAGCTTTAATCCTTCTCTAGGCCCTTCACCGTCACGAAAACCTTTGAACGGGGTACCACATCGGACTGCAAGGCAGCCAGTTCCGGCTGAGATGAAACGCAAAGCTGGGAGTAGAAAGTAG